AGCCAGCATGAGACCCGTGCCGGTGACAACGTGGTCGGACAGTACTCGCTGTTGGAGTCCGATGGCACCCGCCGCACTGTTGACTACGCTGCCGATGCGCACAACGGTTTCAACGCTGTTGTTCGCAAGGACCCAGCTTACGTCGCCCACGCCGCTCCCGCTCACGTCGCCTACTCCGCCGGGATTGCCGCCTCTCCCATTGCCTACGGAGCAGGAATTGCTGCCTCTCCCATCGCCTACGGAGCAGGCATTGCCGCCTCTCCCATCGCTTACGGAGCTGCTCTCAACCACGGAGCTGCCGCTCCCCTCGCTTACGGAGCATCTCCTTTGGCCTACAACTCATACGCTGCCGCTCCCCTCGCTTACGGAGCTTCACCTTTGGCCTACAACTCATACGCCGCCGCTCCCCTCGCCGCCGGCTACGGTGCCCACGGTCTCGGCTACGCTGGTCGTCTTGGCTGGTAAACTGTTGACAGAAGTTAAACATAAACTGTGATTTTAATGACAAATAGGTAATAAGTTGTTATGTTGAGGAAGTCAAATCTTTTAAAGATCCAAAGAACATCAATAATTGCAGAGgcatacctacttttatatgtatacatattttgAAATACTCTTTTGGTCAAATAAAACGACATTTTGACTATCTATTTACTTTCATTTCCATAATTCATCATCACCCGTTCACTGtacctatttcaaaataatcttATCACAGTAAGTGCAGAGTGTAACGATGATTTCAGACGCTAAATCCTTTTACGTTTTAATTTAGAACCTATCTCTATTATGAAAAACCTTTGATACGGAATGGGACGGAATCAAATAATGAGCCAAAGAAGTGGAATTTACTTTTGTTCATTATTTGACGGAACCAAATAATGAGCCAAAGGGTGGACAACGCCAATTTGTAAAACTCTATTTTCGTTTTAAAAAGGCTCTAGCTGGTTTCACAAGTAACACAATTTTACCCGGTTCCTCTTACAACTAAACTGGATTTTAAAGCGGATATTTTGAATAGTATAGTTCATCTTTATcataaactcattaccggcccactacagggtccgggtttcctctcagaatgagaagggattatggagaactgtcaggcaagCATGTTctttgcgatgttttccttcacagtttaaagcaaattgcttaaattaaaatgcacataactccgaaaagttagtggtgcgtgccggggctcgaactcggtctccacgaggGAAAAGCccaagccttacccactaggctatcactgctcctAGTTTTCGTTTAGCTTAGTATAGTTAGTATAGTTAATATTGGTATAATCCGTCAAAAGATATGAAATTTTGCAACGAGATGAGATGCACCCTGTGGACGGACATAGTAAGTAAGTAGTGAAATCCGAAATAGGAGCAGGGTACTGCTTCTCTCCAATTTAAAGGCATTTGTGCTTAGTAGCTAATATAGCTAAATAATAGGAGAAAACAAAAAGTTCAAGCGAGATTTTTACTAACCGAAACAAAAGACCCTGGTCgtatcaaatccgcactggtctCGATACCAAAGTGCATATAGCTGTACTTACATGCTGctaaaagccgagtcaaattGTGTGACATCGTCCGAAAGGTTATGAATGGAAGAGGTCAAggccctcagcaatgaggaacacgacgttgAGACAGAGTATTCTTTAACCAcgattttttaaacatacatatatattatagaaaatattattacatttctATTGTATACTCCTCAGCTTTCGTCTTATAGGAGGcatctgccgtggctagttactaccctactaacaaatacgtgccgctaagttatttaacgttccagtacgatgtcgcgtataaacagattagaggtatgggtttcatataactgcgatatacctaacaggttagcctgttactaGCTTATCATCATTTACCAGAAGTTGACATCGCAGTCAATGACCAAATGGCAAAATATAGTCTAGCGtggaaactaaaaataaatatttttgaaaaatgaaattaacTTACGAGTACGTATGCGTAAGTTAATTTCCTACGTATACGTaagttaatttcattttttaagtttaatagaTAGCTGATCTCGCGTAAATTTTGGTCGTAGATTGCCCGACTCTATCTGAACCCATTCGGGGCTCTGTATCTCAGTTCGGCATtatacagtaaaaataaattatatttccttTCTTTGTCATAATAAGGTTGGGTAGCCGAAAACAATAACTCTCAAATGTAACTTTTATAACAGTagtgggttaaaaaaaaatggaaacgaCTACACAGttagaaaaagttttttaaagaacTTATTTGAAGGAGTGTTCTTGGCAACTGTACACGcgagaaatagaaatagaaatagatacTCTGTATACAAAACATCGCTTGTAACCTTTTcagttaatttgtttgataagattaaaaacactaataacatcaaatatatataagggcaaccttaaagaattttagtaaaaaataattaagttaaataatttatcagtaaGAATTTTGCGTGGGGTAAGGATTTGGTATGAcatctatgtacaagttgtaatcataaacttgctataCTGTGTACTGACAACTGGTAGGGTTG
This Pararge aegeria chromosome 3, ilParAegt1.1, whole genome shotgun sequence DNA region includes the following protein-coding sequences:
- the LOC120637138 gene encoding larval/pupal rigid cuticle protein 66-like encodes the protein MASKFVVLAALIAVAHASGGYSSFSYGVSDPHTGDVKSQHETRAGDNVVGQYSLLESDGTRRTVDYAADAHNGFNAVVRKDPAYVAHAAPAHVAYSAGIAASPIAYGAGIAASPIAYGAGIAASPIAYGAALNHGAAAPLAYGASPLAYNSYAAAPLAYGASPLAYNSYAAAPLAAGYGAHGLGYAGRLGW